A genomic segment from Spinacia oleracea cultivar Varoflay chromosome 3, BTI_SOV_V1, whole genome shotgun sequence encodes:
- the LOC130470422 gene encoding uncharacterized protein isoform X1, with amino-acid sequence MSEKVHADMMKHVDDDEFKKRSEQAKKNRRGGSLTNNVEPSHFQGSISTTEAAKKMAKESGGVMPTAGDLYLKTHTKEVPGKGKVPCSSKAKQIKENYEKNVAECVEKGIAKDPNQIYFETVGGRKKGKVPGLGSGASLYFAPSRRDGSSSSSYTPSIYSQMSSRLEETQQQLTQKSIELETTKNQMLKAMEDDLLLRQREREEREAERLEHQREMERERQERERERQEREEHAAQMKKAMESYERMFSQCTGFPFSQSQDPRDPTGGGTPLC; translated from the exons ATGTCTGAGAAAGTGCATGCAGATATGATGAAGCACGTGGATGATGATGAATTCAAGAAAAGATCTGAGCAGGCTAAGAAAAATAGAAGAGGGGGTTCATTAACCAACAATGTTGAACCATCACATTTCCAAGGTTCCATTTCCACAACTGAGGCTGCAAAGAAAATG GCAAAGGAAAGTGGAGGTGTGATGCCTACAGCTGGTGACTTATATTTGAAGACACACACGAAGGAAGTACCGGGTAAAGGGAAAGTCCCTTGTAGTAGCAAAGCAAAGCAAATCAAG GAAAACTATGAAAAAAATGTTGCTGAATGTGTTGAAAAAGGCATTGCTAAAGATCCCAACCAAATCTACTTTGAGACAGTAGGTGggagaaagaagggaaaggTCCCCGGGCTGGGTAGTGGAGCCTCTCTATACTTTGCACCATCTAGAAGGGATGGTAGTTCTTCTAGCTCATACACCCCATCTATTTATTCTCAAATGTCATCTCGATTGGAAGAGACTCAACAACAGTTGACCCAAAAATCCATTGAGcttgaaacaacaaaaaatcagATGTTAAAGGCTATGGAGGACGATCTACTTTTGAggcaaagggagagagaagaaagagaagcAGAGCGACTAGAGCACCAAAGGGAGATGGAAAGGGAGagacaagagagagaaagggagagacaaGAAAGAGAAGAACATGCCGCCCAGATGAAAAAGGCAATGGAGTCTTACGAGCGGATGTTCAGTCAGTGTACTGGTTTTCCTTTCTCGCAGTCGCAGGACCCTCGAGATCCAACCGGAGGCGGGACACCTTTGTGTTAG